The Podospora pseudocomata strain CBS 415.72m chromosome 1 map unlocalized CBS415.72m_1, whole genome shotgun sequence genome has a segment encoding these proteins:
- a CDS encoding uncharacterized protein (EggNog:ENOG503NZPC; COG:G), whose protein sequence is MKPLISPLLGLLYTTTAAQANPISSPTASNKNGISPQLFSSLERLSRLVDISYCVGTPGTGGLSPPFSCSSRCGDVDISGRLELIRSWNTGFLSMEDSCGFVAFDHPGVQQDRKEGKIVVAFRGTYSLANTIVDLSTVPQEYVPYPADPDGDGGDEKGKGPRCNNCTVHMGFMASWKAAREIVVPAVEKARKRYPGYGVELVGHSLGGAVAMLAGLEMRAGRGWEGVRVATFGEPMVGNKGLVEFVDEVFGLKGDVGGGGEDKAYRRVTHKGDPVPLLPLSEWGFRSHAGEIFITKGDLPPGPKDLRLCEGDRDKDCLNGEDGDDEEGEESDKGWFREMVNGLGGNEEGEMWETETGWPTRFKLWQLLFAHRDYFWRLGLCVPGGDPIDWGRGRYNLTESDDEMRDL, encoded by the coding sequence atGAAGCCATTAATATCGCcactcctcggccttctctACACCACAACCGCCGCCCAAGCAAACCCGATATCATCACCCACAGCCTCTAACAAAAACGGCATATCCCCCCAATTATTCTCTTCCCTCGAACGGCTATCCCGCCTGGTAGACATCTCGTACTGCGTCGGCACCCCAGGTACAGGGGGTCTCTCCCCGCCGTTCAGCTGTTCAAGCCGGTGCGGTGATGTCGACATAAGCGGGAGGCTGGAGCTGATCAGGAGCTGGAACACGGGGTTTTTGAGCATGGAGGATAGCTGTGGGTTTGTGGCTTTTGACCATCCTGGGGTGCAGCAGGACAGAAAAGAGGGCAAGATTGTGGTTGCATTTCGGGGGACGTATTCGCTGGCTAATACGATTGTTGACTTGAGTACTGTTCCGCAAGAGTATGTGCCTTATCCTGCTGACccggatggggatgggggggacgagaaggggaaagggccGAGGTGTAATAATTGTACGGTTCATATGGGGTTTATGGCTAGttggaaggcggcgagggagattgtCGTGCCTGCGGTGGAAAAGGCGCGGAAGAGGTACCCTGGGTATGGGGTGGAATTGGTGGGACATAGTCTTGGGGGTGCGGTGGCGATGTTGGCTGgattggagatgagggctgggagggggtgggaaggggttaGGGTGGCGACGTTTGGGGAGCCGATGGTGGGGAataaggggttggtggagtttgttgatgaggtttttgggttgaagggggatgttggggggggtggggaggataaGGCGTATAGGAGGGTGACGCATAAGGGGGATCCGGTTccgttgttgccgttgaGTGAGTGGGGGTTTAGGAGTCATGCTGGGGAGATCTTTATCACGAAGGGGGATTTGCCGCCTGGGCCGAAGGATCTGAGGTTGTGCGAGGGGGATAGGGATAAAGATTGTTtgaatggggaggatggggatgacgaggagggggaagagagtGATAAGGGGTGGTTTAGGGAGATGGTGAACGGGTTGGGCGGgaatgaggagggtgagatGTGGGAGACGGAGACGGGGTGGCCGACGAGGTTTAAGTTATGGCAGTTGTTGTTTGCGCATAGGGATTACTTTTGGAGGCTTGGGTTATGTGTCCCTGGTGGTGATCCTATCgattgggggagagggaggtatAACCTTAcggagagtgatgatgagatgcGGGATCTGTGA
- a CDS encoding uncharacterized protein (COG:O; EggNog:ENOG503NU75), translating into MVGYMKEVAKLGGELTVDERNLLSVAYKNVVGTRRASWRIISSIEQKEESKGSDKHVPTIREYRSKIESELEKVCQDVLDVLDEALIPNAASGESKVFYHKMKGDYHRYLAEFASGEKRKGAATAAHEAYKSATDVAQTELTPTHPIRLGLALNFSVFYYEILNSPDRACHLAKQAFDDAIAELDSLSEESYRDSTLIMQLLRDNLTLWTSSDNGEPEATEVSKEEKTEEKPAEEKAAEPAPEN; encoded by the exons ATGGTTGGCTACATGAAAGAGGTCGCCAAGCTCGGTGGTGAGCTTACCGTTGATGAgcgcaacctcctctccgtcGCCTACAAGAACGTCGTTGGCACCCGCCGCGCCAGCTGGCGCATCATCTCCTCGATcgagcagaaggaggagtccAAGGGCTCTGACAAGCATGTCCCTACCATTCGCGAGTACCGTTCCAAGATTGAGAGcgagctcgagaaggtcTGCCAGGACGTTCTTGATGTCCTCGATGAGGCTCTTATCCCCAACGCTGCCTCTGGCGAGTCTAAGGTATTCTACCACAAGAT GAAGGGTGACTACCACCGTTATCTTGCCGAGTTTGCCTCCGGTGAGAAGCGCAAGGGTGCTGCCACTGCTGCGCACGAGGCCTACAAG AGCGCCACCGATGTCGCTCAGACCGAGTTgacccccacccaccccatccgCCTGGGTCTGGCTCTCAACTTCTCCGTTTTCTACTACGAGATCCTCAACTCCCCCGACCGTGCTTGCCACCTCGCCAAGCAGGCTTTTGATGATGCTATTGCCGAGCTTGATTCCCTCTCTGAGGAGTCTTACCGCGACAGCACCCTTATCATGCAGCTTCTCAGGGATAACCTTACCCTCTGGACCTCGTCCGATAACGGCGAGCCTGAGGCTACCGAGGTTTCCAAAGAGGAGAAGACCGAGGAGAAGCCCgctgaggagaaggctgctgagccCGCACCTGAGAACTAA
- a CDS encoding uncharacterized protein (EggNog:ENOG503PYQT) — protein MDRSGEFSFRGSTTPHRPTPPLALSEFIRATPYSDDYSYVYDAPASNPDIVKVGFTSQEQKSLGSQVFQVQADQQDGACESPVDSTTRTAPTARTAPAQTQEQRNTPPTPQETSNPDWLSTRQQLLPSRNQGKKADWIRGWSEGVGMAETYCQCSEIMEVDGGEKGRKKEAAERNKSKAQGFGPTPNGDARQEAEDVCWNCSRPPSPPPEEDGSRAGSENSKMRPGLGFGKKVTDLLRRVKPNRMSSAHKRDAEIRELTRPKSQPKWLSNQRLVSTPTPRPAQKSLSMDIFPGRRPTAQAAVITPPSDSSLTDSSAAPRPTPGRMSSRLARAAALLQRSKPNE, from the coding sequence ATGGATCGCTCTGGGGAATTCTCCTTCAGGGGGTCAACGACACCTCACcgtccaacaccaccattaGCCCTGTCCGAATTCATACGAGCTACGCCATATTCGGATGACTACAGCTACGTATACGATGCGCCCGCGTCTAACCCAGACATAGTGAAGGTTGGATTTACAAGTCAAGAACAAAAGTCGCTGGGTAGCCAGGTGTTTCAAGTTCAGGCAGACCAACAAGATGGCGCCTGTGAGAGCCCCGTCGACTCAACCACACGGACAGCCCCGACAGCAAGAACGGCTCCGGCGCAGACCCAGGAGCAACGCAATACGCCTCCCACACCACAGGAGACCAGTAATCCCGACTGGCTTTCCACAAGGCAACAACTCCTGCCAAGCCGAAATCAAGGAAAGAAAGCAGACTGGATCCGAGGGTGGAgcgagggtgttggcatGGCTGAGACGTACTGCCAGTGCTCAGAGATtatggaggtggatgggggtgaAAAGGGTAGAAAGAAAGAGGCTGCTGAAAGGAACAAAAGCAAAGCACAGGGCTTTGGTCCGACGCCTAACGGCGATGCGAGACAGGAGGCGGAAGATGTATGTTGGAATTGTAGCAggccgccatcgccgccaccagaagaggatggcAGTCGGGCTGGCAGCGAAAACAGCAAAATGCGGCCAGGATTGGGCTTCGGCAAGAAGGTTACGGACCTCTTGCGACGCGTCAAGCCGAATAGGATGAGCAGTGCGCATAAAAGGGACGCGGAAATCCGGGAGCTGACAAGACCAAAAAGCCAGCCAAAGTGGCTCTCCAACCAAAGGCTGGTCTCGACACCCACACCTAGGCCTGCGCAGAAATCACTTAGCATGGATATATTTCCCGGACGCCGCCCTACCGCCCAAGCCGCGGTCATCACGCCACCATCTGATTCCAGTCTCACAGACTCGTCCGCCGCTCCACGGCCCACCCCAGGAAGGATGTCATCCCGCTTGGCACGGGCAGCGGCGCTGCTACAACGCTCAAAGCCCAATGAATAG